From Melopsittacus undulatus isolate bMelUnd1 chromosome 19, bMelUnd1.mat.Z, whole genome shotgun sequence, a single genomic window includes:
- the PTBP1 gene encoding polypyrimidine tract-binding protein 1 isoform X7: MNDNNSSAANGNDIKKFKGDRSAGVPSRVIHVRKLPSDVTEAEVISLGLPFGKVTNLLMLKGKNQAFIEMNTEEAANTMVNYYTTVTPVLRSQPIYIQFSNHKELKTDNTPNQARAQAALQAVNLAPPGSLALPAAAAAVDAGMAMAGQSPVLRIIVENLFYPVALDVLHQIFSKFGTVLKIITFTKNHQFQALLQYADPVSAQHAKLSLDGQNIYNACCTLRIDFSKLTSLNVKYNNDKSRDYTRPDLPSGDSQPPLDQTMAAAFGAPGIISPSPYAGTGFPPAFAIPQAAGLTVPSVHGALAPLAIPAAAAAAAGRIAIPGLTGAGNCVLLVSSLNPERVTPQCLFILFGVYGDVQRVKILFKKKENALVQMTDGNQAQLAMSHLNGQKLHGKPIRITLSKHQTVQLPREGQETHGLTKDYGNSPLHRFKKPGSKNFQNIFPPSATLHLSNIPPSVTEEDLKMLFSSNSGVVKGFKFFQKDRKMALIQMGSVEEAIQSLIDLHNHDLGENHHLRVSFSKSTI; encoded by the exons ATGAACGACAACAATTCTTCTGCAG ctAATGGAAACGACATCAAAAAGTTCAAAGGTGATAGAAGTGCTGGAGTCCCATCCCGAGTAATCCATGTCCGTAAGCTCCCCAGTGATGTCACGGAGGCAGAGGTCATCTCCTTGGGCTTACCTTTTGGCAAGGTCACCAATCTTCTCATGTTGAAAGGCAAAAATCAG GCTTTCATAGAAATGAACACGGAGGAGGCAGCCAACACCATGGTGAACTACTACACCACTGTCACTCCAGTCCTCCGGAGCCAGCCCATCTACATTCAGTTCTCAAACCACAAGGAGCTGAAGACAGACAACACTCCAAACCAAGCT CGTGCTCAGGCAGCTCTGCAAGCAGTGAACTTGGCACCACCGGGGAGCCTGGCGCTGCCAGCCGCTGCCGCAGCTGTGGATGCAGGAATGGCCATGGCTGGCCAGAGCCCTGTCCTGAGGATCATTGTGGAGAATCTCTTCTATCCTGTCGCTCTGGATGTTCTGCATCAG ATTTTCTCCAAGTTTGGTACAGTCTTGAAAATAATCACGTTCACAAAGAATCACCAGTTCCAGGCCCTGTTGCAGTATGCTGACCCAGTGAGCGCTCAGCATGCCAAACTG tctTTAGATGGACAGAACATCTACAATGCCTGTTGCACGCTGCGCATCGATTTCTCAAAGCTTACAAGTCTCAATGTAAAATACAATAATGATAAGAGCAGAGATTACACACGACCGGACCTACCTTCTGGGGACAGCCAGCCCCCTCTTGATCAGACCATGGCAGCTGCTTTTG GTGCCCCAGGAATAATCTCTCCTTCTCCATATGCAGGAACTGgctttcctcctgcctttgcaATTCCTCAGGCTGCAG GCCTGACAGTTCCAAGTGTTCATGGAGCACTAGCTCCTTTGGCtatcccagcagctgcagcggCTGCAGCAGGACGGATTGCCATTCCCGGCCTCACTGGGGCAGGGAACTGTGTGCTGCTGGTTAGCAGTCTGAACCCTGAG AGAGTTACACCCCAATGCCTCTTTATTCTTTTCG GAGTCTATGGTGATGTGCAGAGGgtgaagattttatttaagaaGAAAGAGAATGCCCTTGTTCAGATGACTGATGGAAACCAGGCCCAGCTTG CCATGAGCCATTTAAATGGGCAGAAGCTCCATGGGAAGCCCATCCGTATCACCCTGTCCAAGCACCAGACAGTCCAGCTCCCCCGTGAGGGGCAGGAAACCCACGGCCTGACAAAGGACTATGGGAATTCTCCTCTACATCGTTTCAAGAAACCAGGCTCCAAAAATTTCCAGAACATCTTTCCTCCTTCTGCCACTCTTCATCTGTCCAATATTCC ACCTTCAGTAACTGAAGAAGACCTCAAGATGTTGTTCTCAAGCAACAGTGGGGTGGTCAAAGGCTTCAAATTCTTCCA GAAGGACCGTAAGATGGCTCTGATCCAGATGGGCTCTGTGGAAGAGGCCATCCAGTCCCTCATTGACCTCCATAACCATGACCTGGGTGAGAACCATCACCTGCGTGTGTCCTTCTCGAAGTCCACCATCTAA
- the PTBP1 gene encoding polypyrimidine tract-binding protein 1 isoform X4, whose product MRGADELFPTCVTNGPFIMNDNNSSAANGNDIKKFKGDRSAGVPSRVIHVRKLPSDVTEAEVISLGLPFGKVTNLLMLKGKNQAFIEMNTEEAANTMVNYYTTVTPVLRSQPIYIQFSNHKELKTDNTPNQARAQAALQAVNLAPPGSLALPAAAAAVDAGMAMAGQSPVLRIIVENLFYPVALDVLHQIFSKFGTVLKIITFTKNHQFQALLQYADPVSAQHAKLSLDGQNIYNACCTLRIDFSKLTSLNVKYNNDKSRDYTRPDLPSGDSQPPLDQTMAAAFGAPGIISPSPYAGTGFPPAFAIPQAAGTVFRLTVPSVHGALAPLAIPAAAAAAAGRIAIPGLTGAGNCVLLVSSLNPERVTPQCLFILFGVYGDVQRVKILFKKKENALVQMTDGNQAQLAMSHLNGQKLHGKPIRITLSKHQTVQLPREGQETHGLTKDYGNSPLHRFKKPGSKNFQNIFPPSATLHLSNIPPSVTEEDLKMLFSSNSGVVKGFKFFQKDRKMALIQMGSVEEAIQSLIDLHNHDLGENHHLRVSFSKSTI is encoded by the exons cgGGGAGCTGACGAGCTTTTCCCTACTTGTGTTACTAACGGACCCTTTATCATGAACGACAACAATTCTTCTGCAG ctAATGGAAACGACATCAAAAAGTTCAAAGGTGATAGAAGTGCTGGAGTCCCATCCCGAGTAATCCATGTCCGTAAGCTCCCCAGTGATGTCACGGAGGCAGAGGTCATCTCCTTGGGCTTACCTTTTGGCAAGGTCACCAATCTTCTCATGTTGAAAGGCAAAAATCAG GCTTTCATAGAAATGAACACGGAGGAGGCAGCCAACACCATGGTGAACTACTACACCACTGTCACTCCAGTCCTCCGGAGCCAGCCCATCTACATTCAGTTCTCAAACCACAAGGAGCTGAAGACAGACAACACTCCAAACCAAGCT CGTGCTCAGGCAGCTCTGCAAGCAGTGAACTTGGCACCACCGGGGAGCCTGGCGCTGCCAGCCGCTGCCGCAGCTGTGGATGCAGGAATGGCCATGGCTGGCCAGAGCCCTGTCCTGAGGATCATTGTGGAGAATCTCTTCTATCCTGTCGCTCTGGATGTTCTGCATCAG ATTTTCTCCAAGTTTGGTACAGTCTTGAAAATAATCACGTTCACAAAGAATCACCAGTTCCAGGCCCTGTTGCAGTATGCTGACCCAGTGAGCGCTCAGCATGCCAAACTG tctTTAGATGGACAGAACATCTACAATGCCTGTTGCACGCTGCGCATCGATTTCTCAAAGCTTACAAGTCTCAATGTAAAATACAATAATGATAAGAGCAGAGATTACACACGACCGGACCTACCTTCTGGGGACAGCCAGCCCCCTCTTGATCAGACCATGGCAGCTGCTTTTG GTGCCCCAGGAATAATCTCTCCTTCTCCATATGCAGGAACTGgctttcctcctgcctttgcaATTCCTCAGGCTGCAGGTACTGTATTTC GCCTGACAGTTCCAAGTGTTCATGGAGCACTAGCTCCTTTGGCtatcccagcagctgcagcggCTGCAGCAGGACGGATTGCCATTCCCGGCCTCACTGGGGCAGGGAACTGTGTGCTGCTGGTTAGCAGTCTGAACCCTGAG AGAGTTACACCCCAATGCCTCTTTATTCTTTTCG GAGTCTATGGTGATGTGCAGAGGgtgaagattttatttaagaaGAAAGAGAATGCCCTTGTTCAGATGACTGATGGAAACCAGGCCCAGCTTG CCATGAGCCATTTAAATGGGCAGAAGCTCCATGGGAAGCCCATCCGTATCACCCTGTCCAAGCACCAGACAGTCCAGCTCCCCCGTGAGGGGCAGGAAACCCACGGCCTGACAAAGGACTATGGGAATTCTCCTCTACATCGTTTCAAGAAACCAGGCTCCAAAAATTTCCAGAACATCTTTCCTCCTTCTGCCACTCTTCATCTGTCCAATATTCC ACCTTCAGTAACTGAAGAAGACCTCAAGATGTTGTTCTCAAGCAACAGTGGGGTGGTCAAAGGCTTCAAATTCTTCCA GAAGGACCGTAAGATGGCTCTGATCCAGATGGGCTCTGTGGAAGAGGCCATCCAGTCCCTCATTGACCTCCATAACCATGACCTGGGTGAGAACCATCACCTGCGTGTGTCCTTCTCGAAGTCCACCATCTAA
- the PTBP1 gene encoding polypyrimidine tract-binding protein 1 isoform X2, giving the protein MDGIVQDLTVGTKRGADELFPTCVTNGPFIMNDNNSSAANGNDIKKFKGDRSAGVPSRVIHVRKLPSDVTEAEVISLGLPFGKVTNLLMLKGKNQAFIEMNTEEAANTMVNYYTTVTPVLRSQPIYIQFSNHKELKTDNTPNQARAQAALQAVNLAPPGSLALPAAAAAVDAGMAMAGQSPVLRIIVENLFYPVALDVLHQIFSKFGTVLKIITFTKNHQFQALLQYADPVSAQHAKLSLDGQNIYNACCTLRIDFSKLTSLNVKYNNDKSRDYTRPDLPSGDSQPPLDQTMAAAFGAPGIISPSPYAGTGFPPAFAIPQAAGLTVPSVHGALAPLAIPAAAAAAAGRIAIPGLTGAGNCVLLVSSLNPERVTPQCLFILFGVYGDVQRVKILFKKKENALVQMTDGNQAQLAMSHLNGQKLHGKPIRITLSKHQTVQLPREGQETHGLTKDYGNSPLHRFKKPGSKNFQNIFPPSATLHLSNIPPSVTEEDLKMLFSSNSGVVKGFKFFQKDRKMALIQMGSVEEAIQSLIDLHNHDLGENHHLRVSFSKSTI; this is encoded by the exons cgGGGAGCTGACGAGCTTTTCCCTACTTGTGTTACTAACGGACCCTTTATCATGAACGACAACAATTCTTCTGCAG ctAATGGAAACGACATCAAAAAGTTCAAAGGTGATAGAAGTGCTGGAGTCCCATCCCGAGTAATCCATGTCCGTAAGCTCCCCAGTGATGTCACGGAGGCAGAGGTCATCTCCTTGGGCTTACCTTTTGGCAAGGTCACCAATCTTCTCATGTTGAAAGGCAAAAATCAG GCTTTCATAGAAATGAACACGGAGGAGGCAGCCAACACCATGGTGAACTACTACACCACTGTCACTCCAGTCCTCCGGAGCCAGCCCATCTACATTCAGTTCTCAAACCACAAGGAGCTGAAGACAGACAACACTCCAAACCAAGCT CGTGCTCAGGCAGCTCTGCAAGCAGTGAACTTGGCACCACCGGGGAGCCTGGCGCTGCCAGCCGCTGCCGCAGCTGTGGATGCAGGAATGGCCATGGCTGGCCAGAGCCCTGTCCTGAGGATCATTGTGGAGAATCTCTTCTATCCTGTCGCTCTGGATGTTCTGCATCAG ATTTTCTCCAAGTTTGGTACAGTCTTGAAAATAATCACGTTCACAAAGAATCACCAGTTCCAGGCCCTGTTGCAGTATGCTGACCCAGTGAGCGCTCAGCATGCCAAACTG tctTTAGATGGACAGAACATCTACAATGCCTGTTGCACGCTGCGCATCGATTTCTCAAAGCTTACAAGTCTCAATGTAAAATACAATAATGATAAGAGCAGAGATTACACACGACCGGACCTACCTTCTGGGGACAGCCAGCCCCCTCTTGATCAGACCATGGCAGCTGCTTTTG GTGCCCCAGGAATAATCTCTCCTTCTCCATATGCAGGAACTGgctttcctcctgcctttgcaATTCCTCAGGCTGCAG GCCTGACAGTTCCAAGTGTTCATGGAGCACTAGCTCCTTTGGCtatcccagcagctgcagcggCTGCAGCAGGACGGATTGCCATTCCCGGCCTCACTGGGGCAGGGAACTGTGTGCTGCTGGTTAGCAGTCTGAACCCTGAG AGAGTTACACCCCAATGCCTCTTTATTCTTTTCG GAGTCTATGGTGATGTGCAGAGGgtgaagattttatttaagaaGAAAGAGAATGCCCTTGTTCAGATGACTGATGGAAACCAGGCCCAGCTTG CCATGAGCCATTTAAATGGGCAGAAGCTCCATGGGAAGCCCATCCGTATCACCCTGTCCAAGCACCAGACAGTCCAGCTCCCCCGTGAGGGGCAGGAAACCCACGGCCTGACAAAGGACTATGGGAATTCTCCTCTACATCGTTTCAAGAAACCAGGCTCCAAAAATTTCCAGAACATCTTTCCTCCTTCTGCCACTCTTCATCTGTCCAATATTCC ACCTTCAGTAACTGAAGAAGACCTCAAGATGTTGTTCTCAAGCAACAGTGGGGTGGTCAAAGGCTTCAAATTCTTCCA GAAGGACCGTAAGATGGCTCTGATCCAGATGGGCTCTGTGGAAGAGGCCATCCAGTCCCTCATTGACCTCCATAACCATGACCTGGGTGAGAACCATCACCTGCGTGTGTCCTTCTCGAAGTCCACCATCTAA
- the PTBP1 gene encoding polypyrimidine tract-binding protein 1 isoform X5 — protein MDGIVQDLTVGTKRGADELFPTCVTNGPFIMNDNNSSAANGNDIKKFKGDRSAGVPSRVIHVRKLPSDVTEAEVISLGLPFGKVTNLLMLKGKNQAFIEMNTEEAANTMVNYYTTVTPVLRSQPIYIQFSNHKELKTDNTPNQARAQAALQAVNLAPPGSLALPAAAAAVDAGMAMAGQSPVLRIIVENLFYPVALDVLHQIFSKFGTVLKIITFTKNHQFQALLQYADPVSAQHAKLSLDGQNIYNACCTLRIDFSKLTSLNVKYNNDKSRDYTRPDLPSGDSQPPLDQTMAAAFGTGFPPAFAIPQAAGLTVPSVHGALAPLAIPAAAAAAAGRIAIPGLTGAGNCVLLVSSLNPERVTPQCLFILFGVYGDVQRVKILFKKKENALVQMTDGNQAQLAMSHLNGQKLHGKPIRITLSKHQTVQLPREGQETHGLTKDYGNSPLHRFKKPGSKNFQNIFPPSATLHLSNIPPSVTEEDLKMLFSSNSGVVKGFKFFQKDRKMALIQMGSVEEAIQSLIDLHNHDLGENHHLRVSFSKSTI, from the exons cgGGGAGCTGACGAGCTTTTCCCTACTTGTGTTACTAACGGACCCTTTATCATGAACGACAACAATTCTTCTGCAG ctAATGGAAACGACATCAAAAAGTTCAAAGGTGATAGAAGTGCTGGAGTCCCATCCCGAGTAATCCATGTCCGTAAGCTCCCCAGTGATGTCACGGAGGCAGAGGTCATCTCCTTGGGCTTACCTTTTGGCAAGGTCACCAATCTTCTCATGTTGAAAGGCAAAAATCAG GCTTTCATAGAAATGAACACGGAGGAGGCAGCCAACACCATGGTGAACTACTACACCACTGTCACTCCAGTCCTCCGGAGCCAGCCCATCTACATTCAGTTCTCAAACCACAAGGAGCTGAAGACAGACAACACTCCAAACCAAGCT CGTGCTCAGGCAGCTCTGCAAGCAGTGAACTTGGCACCACCGGGGAGCCTGGCGCTGCCAGCCGCTGCCGCAGCTGTGGATGCAGGAATGGCCATGGCTGGCCAGAGCCCTGTCCTGAGGATCATTGTGGAGAATCTCTTCTATCCTGTCGCTCTGGATGTTCTGCATCAG ATTTTCTCCAAGTTTGGTACAGTCTTGAAAATAATCACGTTCACAAAGAATCACCAGTTCCAGGCCCTGTTGCAGTATGCTGACCCAGTGAGCGCTCAGCATGCCAAACTG tctTTAGATGGACAGAACATCTACAATGCCTGTTGCACGCTGCGCATCGATTTCTCAAAGCTTACAAGTCTCAATGTAAAATACAATAATGATAAGAGCAGAGATTACACACGACCGGACCTACCTTCTGGGGACAGCCAGCCCCCTCTTGATCAGACCATGGCAGCTGCTTTTG GAACTGgctttcctcctgcctttgcaATTCCTCAGGCTGCAG GCCTGACAGTTCCAAGTGTTCATGGAGCACTAGCTCCTTTGGCtatcccagcagctgcagcggCTGCAGCAGGACGGATTGCCATTCCCGGCCTCACTGGGGCAGGGAACTGTGTGCTGCTGGTTAGCAGTCTGAACCCTGAG AGAGTTACACCCCAATGCCTCTTTATTCTTTTCG GAGTCTATGGTGATGTGCAGAGGgtgaagattttatttaagaaGAAAGAGAATGCCCTTGTTCAGATGACTGATGGAAACCAGGCCCAGCTTG CCATGAGCCATTTAAATGGGCAGAAGCTCCATGGGAAGCCCATCCGTATCACCCTGTCCAAGCACCAGACAGTCCAGCTCCCCCGTGAGGGGCAGGAAACCCACGGCCTGACAAAGGACTATGGGAATTCTCCTCTACATCGTTTCAAGAAACCAGGCTCCAAAAATTTCCAGAACATCTTTCCTCCTTCTGCCACTCTTCATCTGTCCAATATTCC ACCTTCAGTAACTGAAGAAGACCTCAAGATGTTGTTCTCAAGCAACAGTGGGGTGGTCAAAGGCTTCAAATTCTTCCA GAAGGACCGTAAGATGGCTCTGATCCAGATGGGCTCTGTGGAAGAGGCCATCCAGTCCCTCATTGACCTCCATAACCATGACCTGGGTGAGAACCATCACCTGCGTGTGTCCTTCTCGAAGTCCACCATCTAA
- the PTBP1 gene encoding polypyrimidine tract-binding protein 1 isoform X3, which produces MDGIVQDLTVGTKRGADELFPTCVTNGPFIMNDNNSSAANGNDIKKFKGDRSAGVPSRVIHVRKLPSDVTEAEVISLGLPFGKVTNLLMLKGKNQAFIEMNTEEAANTMVNYYTTVTPVLRSQPIYIQFSNHKELKTDNTPNQARAQAALQAVNLAPPGSLALPAAAAAVDAGMAMAGQSPVLRIIVENLFYPVALDVLHQIFSKFGTVLKIITFTKNHQFQALLQYADPVSAQHAKLSLDGQNIYNACCTLRIDFSKLTSLNVKYNNDKSRDYTRPDLPSGDSQPPLDQTMAAAFGTGFPPAFAIPQAAGTVFRLTVPSVHGALAPLAIPAAAAAAAGRIAIPGLTGAGNCVLLVSSLNPERVTPQCLFILFGVYGDVQRVKILFKKKENALVQMTDGNQAQLAMSHLNGQKLHGKPIRITLSKHQTVQLPREGQETHGLTKDYGNSPLHRFKKPGSKNFQNIFPPSATLHLSNIPPSVTEEDLKMLFSSNSGVVKGFKFFQKDRKMALIQMGSVEEAIQSLIDLHNHDLGENHHLRVSFSKSTI; this is translated from the exons cgGGGAGCTGACGAGCTTTTCCCTACTTGTGTTACTAACGGACCCTTTATCATGAACGACAACAATTCTTCTGCAG ctAATGGAAACGACATCAAAAAGTTCAAAGGTGATAGAAGTGCTGGAGTCCCATCCCGAGTAATCCATGTCCGTAAGCTCCCCAGTGATGTCACGGAGGCAGAGGTCATCTCCTTGGGCTTACCTTTTGGCAAGGTCACCAATCTTCTCATGTTGAAAGGCAAAAATCAG GCTTTCATAGAAATGAACACGGAGGAGGCAGCCAACACCATGGTGAACTACTACACCACTGTCACTCCAGTCCTCCGGAGCCAGCCCATCTACATTCAGTTCTCAAACCACAAGGAGCTGAAGACAGACAACACTCCAAACCAAGCT CGTGCTCAGGCAGCTCTGCAAGCAGTGAACTTGGCACCACCGGGGAGCCTGGCGCTGCCAGCCGCTGCCGCAGCTGTGGATGCAGGAATGGCCATGGCTGGCCAGAGCCCTGTCCTGAGGATCATTGTGGAGAATCTCTTCTATCCTGTCGCTCTGGATGTTCTGCATCAG ATTTTCTCCAAGTTTGGTACAGTCTTGAAAATAATCACGTTCACAAAGAATCACCAGTTCCAGGCCCTGTTGCAGTATGCTGACCCAGTGAGCGCTCAGCATGCCAAACTG tctTTAGATGGACAGAACATCTACAATGCCTGTTGCACGCTGCGCATCGATTTCTCAAAGCTTACAAGTCTCAATGTAAAATACAATAATGATAAGAGCAGAGATTACACACGACCGGACCTACCTTCTGGGGACAGCCAGCCCCCTCTTGATCAGACCATGGCAGCTGCTTTTG GAACTGgctttcctcctgcctttgcaATTCCTCAGGCTGCAGGTACTGTATTTC GCCTGACAGTTCCAAGTGTTCATGGAGCACTAGCTCCTTTGGCtatcccagcagctgcagcggCTGCAGCAGGACGGATTGCCATTCCCGGCCTCACTGGGGCAGGGAACTGTGTGCTGCTGGTTAGCAGTCTGAACCCTGAG AGAGTTACACCCCAATGCCTCTTTATTCTTTTCG GAGTCTATGGTGATGTGCAGAGGgtgaagattttatttaagaaGAAAGAGAATGCCCTTGTTCAGATGACTGATGGAAACCAGGCCCAGCTTG CCATGAGCCATTTAAATGGGCAGAAGCTCCATGGGAAGCCCATCCGTATCACCCTGTCCAAGCACCAGACAGTCCAGCTCCCCCGTGAGGGGCAGGAAACCCACGGCCTGACAAAGGACTATGGGAATTCTCCTCTACATCGTTTCAAGAAACCAGGCTCCAAAAATTTCCAGAACATCTTTCCTCCTTCTGCCACTCTTCATCTGTCCAATATTCC ACCTTCAGTAACTGAAGAAGACCTCAAGATGTTGTTCTCAAGCAACAGTGGGGTGGTCAAAGGCTTCAAATTCTTCCA GAAGGACCGTAAGATGGCTCTGATCCAGATGGGCTCTGTGGAAGAGGCCATCCAGTCCCTCATTGACCTCCATAACCATGACCTGGGTGAGAACCATCACCTGCGTGTGTCCTTCTCGAAGTCCACCATCTAA
- the PTBP1 gene encoding polypyrimidine tract-binding protein 1 isoform X6, with product MNDNNSSAANGNDIKKFKGDRSAGVPSRVIHVRKLPSDVTEAEVISLGLPFGKVTNLLMLKGKNQAFIEMNTEEAANTMVNYYTTVTPVLRSQPIYIQFSNHKELKTDNTPNQARAQAALQAVNLAPPGSLALPAAAAAVDAGMAMAGQSPVLRIIVENLFYPVALDVLHQIFSKFGTVLKIITFTKNHQFQALLQYADPVSAQHAKLSLDGQNIYNACCTLRIDFSKLTSLNVKYNNDKSRDYTRPDLPSGDSQPPLDQTMAAAFGAPGIISPSPYAGTGFPPAFAIPQAAGTVFRLTVPSVHGALAPLAIPAAAAAAAGRIAIPGLTGAGNCVLLVSSLNPERVTPQCLFILFGVYGDVQRVKILFKKKENALVQMTDGNQAQLAMSHLNGQKLHGKPIRITLSKHQTVQLPREGQETHGLTKDYGNSPLHRFKKPGSKNFQNIFPPSATLHLSNIPPSVTEEDLKMLFSSNSGVVKGFKFFQKDRKMALIQMGSVEEAIQSLIDLHNHDLGENHHLRVSFSKSTI from the exons ATGAACGACAACAATTCTTCTGCAG ctAATGGAAACGACATCAAAAAGTTCAAAGGTGATAGAAGTGCTGGAGTCCCATCCCGAGTAATCCATGTCCGTAAGCTCCCCAGTGATGTCACGGAGGCAGAGGTCATCTCCTTGGGCTTACCTTTTGGCAAGGTCACCAATCTTCTCATGTTGAAAGGCAAAAATCAG GCTTTCATAGAAATGAACACGGAGGAGGCAGCCAACACCATGGTGAACTACTACACCACTGTCACTCCAGTCCTCCGGAGCCAGCCCATCTACATTCAGTTCTCAAACCACAAGGAGCTGAAGACAGACAACACTCCAAACCAAGCT CGTGCTCAGGCAGCTCTGCAAGCAGTGAACTTGGCACCACCGGGGAGCCTGGCGCTGCCAGCCGCTGCCGCAGCTGTGGATGCAGGAATGGCCATGGCTGGCCAGAGCCCTGTCCTGAGGATCATTGTGGAGAATCTCTTCTATCCTGTCGCTCTGGATGTTCTGCATCAG ATTTTCTCCAAGTTTGGTACAGTCTTGAAAATAATCACGTTCACAAAGAATCACCAGTTCCAGGCCCTGTTGCAGTATGCTGACCCAGTGAGCGCTCAGCATGCCAAACTG tctTTAGATGGACAGAACATCTACAATGCCTGTTGCACGCTGCGCATCGATTTCTCAAAGCTTACAAGTCTCAATGTAAAATACAATAATGATAAGAGCAGAGATTACACACGACCGGACCTACCTTCTGGGGACAGCCAGCCCCCTCTTGATCAGACCATGGCAGCTGCTTTTG GTGCCCCAGGAATAATCTCTCCTTCTCCATATGCAGGAACTGgctttcctcctgcctttgcaATTCCTCAGGCTGCAGGTACTGTATTTC GCCTGACAGTTCCAAGTGTTCATGGAGCACTAGCTCCTTTGGCtatcccagcagctgcagcggCTGCAGCAGGACGGATTGCCATTCCCGGCCTCACTGGGGCAGGGAACTGTGTGCTGCTGGTTAGCAGTCTGAACCCTGAG AGAGTTACACCCCAATGCCTCTTTATTCTTTTCG GAGTCTATGGTGATGTGCAGAGGgtgaagattttatttaagaaGAAAGAGAATGCCCTTGTTCAGATGACTGATGGAAACCAGGCCCAGCTTG CCATGAGCCATTTAAATGGGCAGAAGCTCCATGGGAAGCCCATCCGTATCACCCTGTCCAAGCACCAGACAGTCCAGCTCCCCCGTGAGGGGCAGGAAACCCACGGCCTGACAAAGGACTATGGGAATTCTCCTCTACATCGTTTCAAGAAACCAGGCTCCAAAAATTTCCAGAACATCTTTCCTCCTTCTGCCACTCTTCATCTGTCCAATATTCC ACCTTCAGTAACTGAAGAAGACCTCAAGATGTTGTTCTCAAGCAACAGTGGGGTGGTCAAAGGCTTCAAATTCTTCCA GAAGGACCGTAAGATGGCTCTGATCCAGATGGGCTCTGTGGAAGAGGCCATCCAGTCCCTCATTGACCTCCATAACCATGACCTGGGTGAGAACCATCACCTGCGTGTGTCCTTCTCGAAGTCCACCATCTAA